In a genomic window of Saccharothrix sp. HUAS TT1:
- a CDS encoding dienelactone hydrolase family protein, whose translation MTPTRTETISLTDGRELRLTVAEPENAVRGGLVVLHEARGVTDTVRGLVSGLAAEGWLAVAPHLYDEVSGDEAPAMVSGLSGEAVLADTDVAFVWLGQRGVSQDRMGVMGFDLGGSVAMVVAGSRTIGAAVTVGGGGILEPLAAGLPSLVEVAEELTCPWLGLYGDDDTDIPFSDVEKLRDAAAAAPVATDVVRFSHTGHRFDSTPDAGAEAWQRALNWFDSHLR comes from the coding sequence ATGACTCCTACCCGCACCGAGACGATCTCCCTCACCGACGGCCGGGAACTGCGGTTGACCGTCGCCGAGCCGGAGAACGCCGTCCGCGGCGGCTTGGTCGTGCTGCACGAGGCGCGCGGCGTGACCGACACCGTGCGCGGTCTGGTGAGCGGACTGGCCGCCGAGGGGTGGTTGGCCGTCGCCCCGCACCTCTACGACGAGGTGTCCGGCGACGAGGCCCCGGCCATGGTGAGCGGGTTGTCCGGCGAGGCCGTGCTGGCCGACACCGACGTCGCGTTCGTGTGGTTGGGGCAGCGGGGCGTGAGCCAGGACCGGATGGGCGTCATGGGCTTCGACCTGGGCGGATCGGTCGCGATGGTGGTTGCGGGAAGCCGCACCATCGGCGCCGCGGTGACCGTCGGGGGCGGCGGGATCCTGGAACCGCTGGCCGCGGGGCTGCCGTCGCTGGTGGAGGTCGCGGAGGAGCTGACGTGCCCGTGGCTGGGCCTGTACGGCGACGACGACACCGACATCCCGTTCAGCGATGTGGAGAAGTTGCGCGACGCCGCGGCGGCCGCGCCGGTGGCCACCGACGTGGTCCGGTTCTCGCACACCGGGCACCGGTTCGACAGCACGCCGGACGCCGGCGCGGAGGCGTGGCAGCGGGCGTTGAACTGGTTCGACTCACATCTTCGCTAA
- the hisC gene encoding histidinol-phosphate transaminase: MTVRTRADLVALPGYVPGRTVPGAIKLASNEVSAGPLPSVVRAIADAATAVNRYPDTAATDLVARLGAKLGVPVEQVAVGCGSVTLCQQLVQATCTEADEVVFPWRSFEAYPIVTAVVGAGQDRVPLTPGHALDLDAMAAAITPRTRLVFVCNPNNPTGTALRRADVERFIERVPSDVLVVVDEAYKEFVDDPDVPDGVELAKAQWAAGRDNVAVLRTFSKAYGLAGLRVGYAVASPAVAETLRKVYVPFSVNALAQVAALASLDAEAELMARCRAIVAERARVRGELLAAGFEVPESQANFVWLPLGERTAAFNEHCLAHKVVVRAFVGDGARVTIGEPEENDAFLAAARSFSG, from the coding sequence ATGACCGTGCGAACCCGAGCCGACCTCGTTGCCCTGCCCGGATACGTGCCCGGCAGGACCGTCCCCGGCGCGATCAAGCTGGCCAGCAACGAGGTGTCGGCCGGACCGCTGCCCAGCGTGGTCCGGGCGATCGCGGACGCGGCCACCGCCGTGAACCGCTACCCCGACACCGCCGCCACCGACCTCGTGGCGCGCCTGGGTGCCAAGCTCGGCGTGCCGGTCGAGCAGGTGGCCGTCGGCTGCGGCTCGGTGACGTTGTGCCAGCAGCTGGTGCAGGCGACCTGCACCGAGGCCGACGAGGTGGTGTTCCCGTGGCGCTCCTTCGAGGCGTACCCGATCGTCACCGCGGTCGTCGGCGCGGGCCAGGACCGGGTGCCGCTGACCCCCGGCCACGCGCTCGACCTGGACGCGATGGCCGCGGCGATCACGCCGAGGACGCGCCTGGTGTTCGTCTGCAACCCGAACAACCCGACCGGGACGGCGTTGCGGCGGGCGGACGTCGAGCGGTTCATCGAGCGGGTGCCGTCCGACGTGCTCGTGGTGGTCGACGAGGCGTACAAGGAGTTCGTGGACGACCCCGACGTGCCCGACGGCGTGGAGCTGGCGAAGGCGCAGTGGGCGGCGGGCCGGGACAACGTGGCCGTGCTGCGGACGTTCTCCAAGGCGTACGGCCTGGCCGGGCTGCGGGTCGGGTACGCGGTGGCGTCGCCCGCGGTGGCCGAGACGCTGCGCAAGGTCTACGTGCCGTTCAGCGTGAACGCCCTGGCGCAGGTGGCGGCGCTGGCGTCGCTGGACGCCGAGGCGGAGCTGATGGCGCGGTGCCGGGCGATCGTGGCGGAACGGGCGCGGGTGCGCGGCGAGCTGCTGGCGGCCGGGTTCGAGGTGCCCGAGTCGCAGGCGAACTTCGTGTGGCTGCCGCTGGGTGAGCGGACGGCGGCGTTCAACGAGCACTGCCTGGCGCACAAGGTGGTCGTGCGCGCGTTCGTCGGCGACGGCGCGCGCGTCACGATCGGCGAGCCGGAGGAGAACGACGCGTTCCTGGCCGCTGCCAGGTCGTTCAGCGGGTGA
- a CDS encoding neutral zinc metallopeptidase, with translation MQFNENAELDTSQVSDQRGVGGRVALGGGGLGIVGLIIYFVLSQLGGGGQLPSGAGFGDVGQNQQVGSEAIKEKCRTGADANRESDCRAVAFINSIQAYWTDQFARSGRTYQAAQTNFFSGGVQTRCGNATSAVGPFYCPADSEVYIDLGFFQEMQQKFGATGGPFVEAYILAHEYGHHIQNQLGTSDRVGQGSGPKSDSVRLELQADCYAGAWANHAQTVPTASGQPLITGVTQDDVNAALDAASRIGDDFIQGELGGGHVDTTQFTHGTSAQRQKWYTTGYETGDPARCNTFDTDNLG, from the coding sequence GTGCAGTTCAACGAGAACGCGGAGCTGGACACGTCACAGGTCTCCGACCAACGCGGTGTCGGTGGTCGGGTAGCGCTGGGCGGCGGTGGGCTCGGCATCGTCGGCCTCATCATCTACTTCGTGCTCTCGCAGCTCGGCGGCGGCGGGCAGCTGCCGTCCGGCGCCGGGTTCGGCGACGTCGGCCAGAACCAGCAGGTCGGCTCCGAGGCGATCAAGGAGAAGTGCCGGACCGGCGCGGACGCCAACCGGGAGTCCGACTGCCGCGCGGTGGCGTTCATCAACTCGATCCAGGCGTACTGGACCGACCAGTTCGCCCGGTCGGGGCGCACCTACCAGGCCGCGCAGACCAACTTCTTCTCCGGCGGCGTGCAGACCCGGTGCGGCAACGCGACGTCCGCGGTCGGGCCGTTCTACTGCCCGGCGGACTCCGAGGTGTACATCGACCTGGGCTTCTTCCAGGAGATGCAGCAGAAGTTCGGCGCCACCGGCGGCCCGTTCGTCGAGGCGTACATCCTGGCGCACGAGTACGGCCACCACATCCAGAACCAGCTCGGCACGTCCGACCGGGTCGGCCAGGGCTCCGGGCCGAAGTCGGACTCGGTGCGGCTGGAGCTGCAGGCCGACTGCTACGCGGGCGCCTGGGCCAACCACGCGCAGACCGTGCCGACGGCGTCCGGCCAGCCGCTGATCACCGGGGTGACGCAGGACGACGTGAACGCGGCGCTGGACGCGGCGTCCCGCATCGGCGACGACTTCATCCAGGGCGAGCTGGGCGGCGGCCACGTCGACACGACCCAGTTCACCCACGGCACGTCGGCGCAGCGGCAGAAGTGGTACACCACCGGCTACGAGACCGGCGACCCGGCGCGCTGCAACACGTTCGACACCGACAACCTGGGCTGA
- a CDS encoding sulfite exporter TauE/SafE family protein: MTTLEAVIVVLAGVFAGGINTVVGSGTLVTFPVLLAVGYPPVVANVSNSLGLVPGSLSGAFGYRRELTGQAPRVKRLLPASMLGGVGGAILLVVLPEDAFSAIVPVLIAIALVLVIAQPWLNKKLAERERQEHGGLALWIGVFLAGIYGGYFGAAQGVLVMGLMGVLMSEHIQRMNALKNVLTAFVNLVAGVLFIFIADVAWLAVLLLAIGSVVGGQIGAKVGRRLPPTALRAVIVVVGVVAIVQLLTR, translated from the coding sequence GTGACGACGCTGGAAGCGGTCATCGTCGTCCTGGCCGGTGTGTTCGCCGGTGGGATCAACACGGTGGTGGGCTCCGGCACCCTGGTGACGTTCCCGGTGCTGCTGGCCGTCGGCTACCCGCCGGTGGTGGCCAACGTGTCCAACAGCCTCGGCCTGGTGCCCGGCTCGCTCAGCGGCGCGTTCGGCTACCGGCGCGAGCTGACCGGCCAGGCGCCCAGGGTGAAGCGGCTGCTGCCCGCCTCGATGCTCGGCGGCGTGGGCGGCGCGATCCTGCTGGTGGTGCTGCCGGAGGACGCGTTCTCGGCGATCGTGCCGGTGCTGATCGCCATCGCGCTGGTGCTGGTGATCGCCCAGCCGTGGCTGAACAAGAAGCTCGCCGAGCGGGAGCGGCAGGAGCACGGCGGCCTCGCGCTGTGGATCGGCGTGTTCCTCGCGGGCATCTACGGCGGCTACTTCGGCGCGGCCCAGGGCGTGCTGGTGATGGGCCTGATGGGCGTGCTCATGAGCGAGCACATCCAGCGGATGAACGCCCTGAAGAACGTGCTGACCGCGTTCGTGAACCTGGTCGCGGGCGTGCTGTTCATCTTCATCGCCGACGTGGCGTGGCTGGCCGTGCTGCTGCTGGCGATCGGCTCGGTCGTCGGCGGCCAGATCGGCGCGAAGGTCGGCCGCCGACTCCCACCCACCGCGTTGCGCGCGGTGATCGTCGTGGTGGGAGTCGTGGCCATCGTTCAGCTGCTCACCCGCTGA